Proteins from one Drosophila gunungcola strain Sukarami chromosome 3R, Dgunungcola_SK_2, whole genome shotgun sequence genomic window:
- the LOC128262972 gene encoding uncharacterized protein LOC128262972: MRNLLVLKLMLVFLLGKVLADKSQSSHASVVLESIPTKVLIISSVVLITCIWLGCAYFMANRHQKAVQYLQKQVDELWLLQAKPSVWPHAPFIPNPREPNPPEYIPPKDPQEQEQETIQTQERAEKARALMEARKNEKE, translated from the coding sequence ATGAGAAACCTCTTAGTTTTGAAGTTGATGCTTGTTTTCCTACTCGGAAAAGTACTGGCGGACAAATCCCAGAGTTCCCATGCAAGTGTAGTGCTGGAGTCCATTCCAACCAAAGTCCTGATCATCTCCAGCGTGGTCCTGATCACCTGCATTTGGCTGGGATGCGCCTATTTCATGGCCAATCGTCACCAGAAGGCAGTTCAGTATCTGCAGAAACAAGTCGACGAGCTGTGGCTGCTGCAGGCGAAGCCCTCCGTCTGGCCCCATGCCCCTTTCATCCCAAATCCCCGGGAGCCGAATCCACCGGAGTACATTCCGCCAAAGGATCCGCAGGAGCAGGAACAGGAGACCATTCAGACGCAAGAAAGGGCCGAAAAGGCCAGGGCATTAATGGAGGccagaaaaaatgaaaaagagtGA
- the LOC128259441 gene encoding uncharacterized protein LOC128259441 translates to MLAYLLSLGWLLAQLILPPAMGLSEQFESVNCSNPFTELTSCGRISPNGCCAKGCVRNLRGRCVPEQCTTSWNAWLRKPVTMSCYFHWFLVIFAGIITAVMMGLVVCNVGFEIRRHLRQRRIQRFRRFRDLSGVSIGSTQC, encoded by the coding sequence ATGTTGGCCTATCTGTTGTCTCTGGGATGGCTCTTGGCCCAGCTCATCCTTCCACCCGCAATGGGCTTGTCGGAGCAGTTCGAGTCGGTCAACTGCTCCAATCCCTTCACCGAACTGACCTCCTGCGGCCGCATCAGCCCAAACGGATGCTGTGCCAAGGGATGTGTGAGGAATCTCCGCGGAAGATGTGTCCCCGAGCAGTGCACTACTTCGTGGAATGCCTGGCTCCGAAAACCGGTAACTATGAGCTGCTATTTCCACTGGTTCCTGGTGATCTTCGCCGGAATCATCACCGCCGTGATGATGGGCCTTGTGGTATGCAATGTGGGTTTTGAAATAAGGCGACACCTCCGCCAGCGAAGAATCCAGCGGTTCAGGCGCTTCAGGGATTTGAGTGGAGTCTCCATCGGATCCACTCAGTGCTAG
- the LOC128261295 gene encoding pituitary homeobox homolog Ptx1 isoform X2 codes for MTAVANSLDSTHLNNFQTSSTSTLTNRSRDRKDGNRSVNETTIKTENISSSGHDEPMTTSGEEPKNDKKNKRQRRQRTHFTSQQLQELEHTFSRNRYPDMSTREEIAMWTNLTEARVRVWFKNRRAKWRKRERNAMNAAVAAADFKSGFGTQFMQPFADDSLYSSYPYNNWTKVPSPLGTKPFPWPVNPLGSMVAGNHHQNSVNCFNTGASGVAVSMNNASMLPGSMGSSLSNSSNVGAVGAPCPYTTPANPYMYRSAAEPCMSSSMSSSIATLRLKAKQHASAGFGSPYSAPSPVSRSNSAGLSACQYTGVGVTDVV; via the exons ATGACCGCCGTAGCAAATAGTTTGGATAGCACCCACTTGAACAACTTTCAGACGTCATCGACATCCACCTTAACGAACCGGAGTCGGGATCGCAAAGATG GCAATCGCAGTGTGAACGAGACCACGATCAAGACCGAGAACATATCAAGCTCGGGACACGATGAGCCGATGACCACCAGTGGCGAGGAGCCTAAAAACGACAAGAAGAACAAGCGGCAGAGGCGCCAAAGGACGCACTTCACCTCGCAGCAACTCCAGGAACTGGAGCACACCTTCAGCCGGAACAGATATCCGGACATGTCCACCCGCGAGGAAATCGCCATGTGGACCAATCTTACAGAGGCTCGAGTTAGG GTGTGGTTCAAGAACCGGCGGGCCAAGTGGCGCAAGCGGGAGCGCAACGCGATGAacgcggcggtggcggcggcggacTTCAAGTCCGGTTTCGGGACGCAGTTCATGCAGCCCTTCGCCGACGATTCGCTGTACAGCTCGTATCCGTACAACAACTGGACCAAGGTGCCGTCGCCGCTGGGCACCAAGCCCTTCCCGTGGCCGGTCAACCCACTGGGCTCCATGGTGGCCGGTAATCATCACCAGAACTCGGTGAACTGCTTCAACACCGGGGCCAGTGGGGTGGCGGTGAGCATGAACAATGCCTCGATGCTGCCGGGGTCGATGGGCTCGTCCctgagcaacagcagcaatgtGGGGGCGGTGGGCGCCCCCTGTCCGTACACCACCCCCGCCAACCCATACATGTACCGCTCCGCCGCCGAGCCGTGCATGAGCAGCAGCATGAGCTCGAGCATTGCCACGCTGCGGCTGAAGGCCAAGCAGCACGCCTCCGCCGGCTTCGGCAGTCCCTACTCCGCCCCCTCGCCAGTGTCGCGGTCGAACTCCGCCGGACTGTCCGCCTGCCAGTACACCGGAGTGGGCGTGACGGACGTGGTCTGA
- the LOC128261295 gene encoding pituitary homeobox homolog Ptx1 isoform X1: protein MDRSSAVGGCGGGGGLGVGVVTSSATALGPGGLTNGGGGVVSGALNGLEAMSAESTGLCLQDLVSAGTANGAGSAGSAESATTTSTALSSGSTGSSTVNGGGSSTSGTEHLHSHHSLHDSSSSVSISPAISSLMPISSLSHLHHSAGQDLVGGYSQHPHHAVVPPHTPKHEPLEKLRIWAETGDFRDSHSSMTAVANSLDSTHLNNFQTSSTSTLTNRSRDRKDGNRSVNETTIKTENISSSGHDEPMTTSGEEPKNDKKNKRQRRQRTHFTSQQLQELEHTFSRNRYPDMSTREEIAMWTNLTEARVRVWFKNRRAKWRKRERNAMNAAVAAADFKSGFGTQFMQPFADDSLYSSYPYNNWTKVPSPLGTKPFPWPVNPLGSMVAGNHHQNSVNCFNTGASGVAVSMNNASMLPGSMGSSLSNSSNVGAVGAPCPYTTPANPYMYRSAAEPCMSSSMSSSIATLRLKAKQHASAGFGSPYSAPSPVSRSNSAGLSACQYTGVGVTDVV, encoded by the exons ATGGACCGCTCCTCCGCCGTAGGCGGTTGCGGCGGGGGCGGCGGtctgggcgtgggcgtggtcaCCAGTTCGGCCACTGCCCTGGGACCCGGTGGCCTGACCAACGGGGGCGGCGGAGTGGTCAGCGGTGCCCTCAACGGACTGGAGGCCATGTCGGCGGAGTCCACGGGCCTGTGCCTGCAGGATCTGGTGAGTGCTGGGACGGCGAATGGGGCCGGATCCGCCGGATCGGCGGAAagtgccaccaccaccagcacggCCCTGAGCAGCGGCAGCACCGGCAGTTCCACGGTCAACGGAGGAGGCAGTAGCACCTCGGGCACGGAGCACCTGCACAGCCACCACAGCCTGCACGACTCCAGCTCGTCGGTCAGCATCTCACCCGCCATCTCGAGTCTGATGCCTATCAGCAGCCTGAGCCACTTGCACCACTCCGCGGGGCAGGACCTGGTGGGTGGCTACTCGCAGCACCCGCACCACGCGGTGGTGCCGCCGCACACGCCCAAGCACGAGCCACTCGAGAAACTCAGAA TTTGGGCCGAAACCGGCGATTTTCGTGATAGTCATAGCTCCATGACCGCCGTAGCAAATAGTTTGGATAGCACCCACTTGAACAACTTTCAGACGTCATCGACATCCACCTTAACGAACCGGAGTCGGGATCGCAAAGATG GCAATCGCAGTGTGAACGAGACCACGATCAAGACCGAGAACATATCAAGCTCGGGACACGATGAGCCGATGACCACCAGTGGCGAGGAGCCTAAAAACGACAAGAAGAACAAGCGGCAGAGGCGCCAAAGGACGCACTTCACCTCGCAGCAACTCCAGGAACTGGAGCACACCTTCAGCCGGAACAGATATCCGGACATGTCCACCCGCGAGGAAATCGCCATGTGGACCAATCTTACAGAGGCTCGAGTTAGG GTGTGGTTCAAGAACCGGCGGGCCAAGTGGCGCAAGCGGGAGCGCAACGCGATGAacgcggcggtggcggcggcggacTTCAAGTCCGGTTTCGGGACGCAGTTCATGCAGCCCTTCGCCGACGATTCGCTGTACAGCTCGTATCCGTACAACAACTGGACCAAGGTGCCGTCGCCGCTGGGCACCAAGCCCTTCCCGTGGCCGGTCAACCCACTGGGCTCCATGGTGGCCGGTAATCATCACCAGAACTCGGTGAACTGCTTCAACACCGGGGCCAGTGGGGTGGCGGTGAGCATGAACAATGCCTCGATGCTGCCGGGGTCGATGGGCTCGTCCctgagcaacagcagcaatgtGGGGGCGGTGGGCGCCCCCTGTCCGTACACCACCCCCGCCAACCCATACATGTACCGCTCCGCCGCCGAGCCGTGCATGAGCAGCAGCATGAGCTCGAGCATTGCCACGCTGCGGCTGAAGGCCAAGCAGCACGCCTCCGCCGGCTTCGGCAGTCCCTACTCCGCCCCCTCGCCAGTGTCGCGGTCGAACTCCGCCGGACTGTCCGCCTGCCAGTACACCGGAGTGGGCGTGACGGACGTGGTCTGA